The genomic region CCTCTGGCGGATCCGGCAGATGTTCACCGAGGAGGAGTGACCGGTTCGGACTCCAGCGGCACCCTTCCCCGGAAGAGGAAGTACACGAAGGTGGTGTGGATGACGACGATGGCGAGACCGACGCTCGCCCAGGTGATCCCCGCGACCAGCGACCCGTGCGCGGAGGCGGAGTTGGCCACGGTCAACCCGCGCTCGGGATGCGGGTCCGACGGCAGCAGCTGGGGGTACAGGCCGATCGCCGTCGACGCCACCAGGGCGGCGATCACCCCGGCCGAGGACACGAAGGCCTCCAGGTCCCGCCGGGTGCGGTGGAAGTGCCACATCGCCGCGACCGCCGCCGGGATCAGCAGCGGGACGGCGACGAGCCATGGCGACGCGCGGTAGTTGTCGAGCATCTGCCGGCGGCCGCTGAGCGTCGCCGCGGTGGTCGCCGCGACCAGCACCAGCAGCGCTGGCAGCAGCCTTCCGGCGAGGACGCGAGCCCGCTCCTCCACGGCGCCGTCGGTCTTCAGCGCCAGCCAGAGCGCTCCGTGGGTGGCGAGCACGCCGAGGGCGAGCACCCCGACGAGGAGCGCGTACGGGTTGAGGATCCAGGCGAACAGTCCCTGGTAGTACCCGTCGGGGTCGAGGGGCACGCCGCGGACGACGTTGCCGATCGCGGCGCCGAAGAGCAGCACCAGGAGGGTGCTGCTGAACCAGAAGACGGCGTCCGCCGGCGCCCTCCACATCGGGTCGTTCAGATGGTTGCGCCACTCGAGGGAGAGCCCGCGTCCGACGAACAGCCAGAGCACCATCGTCAGGGGAAGGTAGAACCCGCTGAACCCGGATCCGTACACCCGGGGGAAGGAGAGGAAGAGGAGGCCGCCGAAGGCGACCAGCCACACCTCGTTGCCGTCCCACACCGGTCCGATGGCGCTGAGCGTCTGCCGCCGCTCGCCGTCGTCCCGGGCGACGAAGGGATGGAGGATTCCCACCCCCAGGTCGAAGCCGTCGAGGACGGCGTAGCCGGCGAGCATGAAGCAGAGCACCGCGAACCAGACGGTCGGCAGCACGTCCACGGCTACAGCGCCTCTCGCCGGCGTGGCGCCGGCATCGGCCGCGGGCCGAGGGCGACCTGGCGCCCCACCAGGAAGAGAAAGCCGATCGCCAGCGCCGCGTAGATGCCGGCGTAGCCCAGCAGGGTGAAGATCGTCTCGCCCGCCTCCACGGTGGGGGAGACGCCTCGCGCCGTGGGCATCACACCCCAGACCAGCCATGGCTGGCGTCCGACCTCTGTGACCACCCATCCCGCCTCGTTCGCGATGTAGGGGAAGGGGAGCATCAGCATCACGGCCCACAGGTACCAGCGCGCGGTGAAGAGCCGTCTGCGCCAGAGCAGCAGCACCCCGACGAGCAGCACTGCGATGAAGATGGTCCCGAGCCCGACCATGATGTGGTACGCGTAGTACGTCACCTGGACGGGGGGCCACAGCGGCTGGGGGAAGCTGTCGAGCCCGGCTACCTTCTTGTGGGCGTCGCCGTACTCGAGGAAGCTGAGCGCCCCCGGGACCTCCACCGGGTCGAGCAGCCGGCGCTGCTCGGTCGACGGCATCCCGAGGATGGCGATCGGCGCGTCGCTCTGGGAGCGGAACAGGCCTTCGTAGGCAGCCTCCTTGACCGGCTGATAGTGACCGACGTTGCGCGCGTTCATGTCGCCGGTCGGAAACACCTGCAGTACGGA from Candidatus Dormiibacterota bacterium harbors:
- the cydB gene encoding cytochrome d ubiquinol oxidase subunit II, translated to MDVLPTVWFAVLCFMLAGYAVLDGFDLGVGILHPFVARDDGERRQTLSAIGPVWDGNEVWLVAFGGLLFLSFPRVYGSGFSGFYLPLTMVLWLFVGRGLSLEWRNHLNDPMWRAPADAVFWFSSTLLVLLFGAAIGNVVRGVPLDPDGYYQGLFAWILNPYALLVGVLALGVLATHGALWLALKTDGAVEERARVLAGRLLPALLVLVAATTAATLSGRRQMLDNYRASPWLVAVPLLIPAAVAAMWHFHRTRRDLEAFVSSAGVIAALVASTAIGLYPQLLPSDPHPERGLTVANSASAHGSLVAGITWASVGLAIVVIHTTFVYFLFRGRVPLESEPVTPPR